One window of Rasiella rasia genomic DNA carries:
- a CDS encoding phosphatase PAP2 family protein: protein MIEQLLEYDTELFLFLNNLGTENWDGFWRIVTEKWSSIPLYIVLLILIYKHYKLKGTLVILVSVALLITAADQLANLFKYVLFQRPRPCRVETLQEAMRFVADGCGRYGYFSAHAANSMGAAVFLGLVLQKWYKYLPFLLLFWAVLTAYSRIYLGVHYPLDIITGMFFGGLLGWLFYILQQWGQRKFNKPAINDEYRR from the coding sequence ATGATTGAACAACTCCTTGAATACGATACAGAACTTTTCTTGTTTCTAAACAATCTAGGAACCGAAAATTGGGACGGCTTTTGGCGCATCGTAACCGAAAAATGGTCTTCTATTCCGTTGTACATCGTACTTCTTATACTTATCTACAAACACTATAAACTTAAGGGTACACTTGTTATTCTAGTTTCAGTAGCATTGCTAATAACTGCGGCAGACCAATTAGCGAATTTGTTTAAGTATGTTTTATTTCAACGTCCAAGACCTTGCAGAGTTGAGACTTTACAAGAAGCAATGCGTTTTGTAGCCGATGGTTGCGGACGTTATGGCTACTTTTCTGCACATGCTGCCAATAGTATGGGAGCAGCAGTGTTTCTAGGCTTAGTGCTCCAAAAATGGTACAAATACCTTCCGTTTCTATTGCTTTTCTGGGCAGTGCTTACTGCCTATAGCCGTATTTATTTAGGTGTTCATTATCCGTTAGATATTATTACTGGAATGTTCTTTGGCGGACTTTTAGGATGGCTGTTTTATATACTTCAACAATGGGGGCAACGCAAGTTTAATAAACCTGCAATAAATGATGAATACAGACGCTAG
- a CDS encoding ArnT family glycosyltransferase encodes MHRLTNNHILLLCLACVAIFFVNLDALFVNIMEARNFATAREMLDDGNWLLTTLNGEPRYQKPPLPTWLTAFSAAIFGLKSLTAMRLPAALVTLLLVLTTYKFTVRISNNRILAFVAALVLSTSFYIIFSGRNGQWDIFTHAFMTVCIYQLFLFFTHETKKYQRILIAALFFGASFMSKGPVSLYALLLPFLIAFGVTYKFKNIKSRIVPLFVFLVVSLVLSGWWYWYTYTFDPEAVAEITRRETSNWTGYNVRPFYYYWSFFTQSGVWTIIAFIGLLYPYLKNRVSDKKGYLFTFLWTMASVVLLSVIPEKKSRYLLPVLIPLALNTAFYIEYLFLKFSELNDKRETIPVYFNFGLIATIGIIFPVGGYFFLKDSLDGYWVWFIILSIALVAVGVFIFRNLLRKKIKPVFYGTIAFIVVIMCFGMPMAKALTVNPEFRSLSELNTWQANNNNLPVYEYSYFTPEMIWEYGKPIPVILNFGAENLPKETSFGVLVSQDDVAKFKETFSAYTIENVMRYDMNPKAPGERSHRPRLWRDLYVVTRK; translated from the coding sequence ATGCATCGGTTAACAAATAATCATATACTGCTACTTTGCCTGGCATGTGTCGCTATTTTCTTTGTGAATTTAGACGCACTCTTTGTAAACATTATGGAAGCTCGAAATTTTGCAACGGCAAGAGAAATGCTAGACGATGGCAATTGGTTACTCACGACATTAAATGGCGAACCACGGTACCAAAAACCTCCATTACCTACATGGCTTACGGCTTTTTCTGCAGCAATTTTTGGTCTTAAAAGCCTTACCGCAATGCGTCTGCCAGCAGCATTGGTTACTTTACTGTTAGTACTAACCACCTATAAATTTACCGTACGCATTAGCAATAATAGAATATTGGCTTTTGTAGCTGCACTAGTCTTATCAACCTCCTTTTATATTATTTTTTCTGGGCGCAATGGGCAGTGGGATATTTTTACTCATGCTTTTATGACGGTGTGTATCTATCAATTGTTTCTGTTTTTTACTCACGAAACAAAGAAGTACCAGCGAATTCTTATCGCGGCCCTATTTTTTGGAGCTTCGTTTATGAGTAAAGGCCCTGTTTCTTTATATGCCCTGCTCCTTCCCTTTTTAATTGCGTTTGGAGTAACGTATAAATTCAAAAATATTAAAAGTCGAATTGTACCACTATTCGTATTCTTAGTAGTTTCTCTTGTACTCTCTGGCTGGTGGTATTGGTACACCTACACCTTCGACCCCGAAGCGGTTGCCGAAATTACCCGACGAGAAACGAGCAATTGGACAGGCTATAACGTACGTCCCTTCTATTACTATTGGAGCTTTTTTACGCAAAGCGGTGTTTGGACTATTATCGCTTTTATAGGGTTATTGTATCCGTATCTAAAAAATAGGGTGAGCGATAAAAAAGGCTATTTATTTACCTTTTTATGGACCATGGCTTCAGTGGTGTTGCTTTCGGTGATTCCTGAAAAAAAATCACGTTATTTATTGCCTGTACTTATTCCGTTGGCACTAAATACTGCCTTCTACATTGAATATCTTTTTCTGAAATTTTCTGAGTTGAACGACAAACGAGAGACCATTCCTGTGTACTTCAACTTTGGACTAATAGCAACTATTGGAATTATTTTTCCCGTAGGTGGGTATTTCTTTCTGAAAGATTCTCTAGATGGGTATTGGGTTTGGTTTATTATACTTTCTATAGCCCTTGTAGCTGTGGGCGTATTTATTTTTAGGAATTTACTTCGGAAAAAGATAAAACCTGTATTTTATGGTACCATTGCATTTATTGTGGTTATCATGTGTTTTGGTATGCCCATGGCGAAAGCACTTACGGTTAACCCAGAATTCAGATCTCTTTCAGAACTAAACACGTGGCAGGCCAACAATAATAATCTACCCGTTTACGAATACTCTTACTTTACCCCTGAAATGATTTGGGAGTACGGTAAACCTATTCCAGTAATTTTAAATTTTGGTGCAGAAAACCTTCCAAAAGAAACTTCATTTGGTGTTTTAGTCTCGCAAGATGATGTGGCTAAGTTTAAAGAGACCTTTTCAGCATATACGATAGAAAATGTAATGCGATACGACATGAATCCGAAAGCACCTGGAGAGCGTTCTCATAGACCAAGACTGTGGCGCGATCTATACGTAGTGACTAGAAAATAA
- a CDS encoding lipid-A-disaccharide synthase N-terminal domain-containing protein, producing the protein MSDWLVYTIGFLAQLLFSGRLLLQWILSEKNKRVITPSIFWKLSLLASFLLFVYGYMRDDFAIMLGQSLTYYIYIRNLQLQGEWQKSPKWLQIFLFIFPIFVVVYSYNNGEYDLEQLFSNDNIPVWLLVLGIVSQLVFTLRFIYQWIYSEKTKTSQLPVGFWRMSVLGASLILTYAIFRKDPVLFVGHIAGLIIYIRNIFIWKKQTNASVNK; encoded by the coding sequence ATGAGCGATTGGCTTGTGTACACAATTGGTTTTTTAGCACAACTCTTATTCTCAGGGCGTCTATTGTTGCAATGGATTCTTTCAGAAAAAAATAAACGGGTTATTACGCCCTCTATCTTTTGGAAACTAAGTTTACTAGCATCTTTTTTATTGTTTGTATACGGTTATATGCGTGACGACTTTGCCATCATGCTAGGACAATCCCTTACATATTACATATATATTAGAAATTTACAACTGCAAGGTGAATGGCAAAAATCACCCAAATGGCTTCAGATTTTTTTATTTATATTCCCAATATTCGTAGTTGTATACTCATATAACAATGGCGAATACGACCTTGAACAACTGTTTAGCAACGACAACATACCCGTATGGTTATTGGTGTTAGGCATTGTATCGCAACTAGTATTTACCTTGCGTTTTATTTACCAATGGATCTATTCTGAAAAAACAAAAACCTCACAACTCCCCGTCGGGTTTTGGCGTATGAGCGTTTTAGGTGCATCGCTCATTTTAACCTATGCTATTTTTAGAAAAGACCCAGTGCTTTTTGTAGGTCATATTGCTGGGCTTATTATTTATATACGAAACATCTTTATCTGGAAAAAACAAACCAATGCATCGGTTAACAAATAA
- a CDS encoding glycosyltransferase family 2 protein encodes MSYQFTIIVPVYNEEENLARVEKELLAYTKIATKTTSILFVNDGSKDNSQKLIEDICERNEAFNFINFKENRGLSAAIKAGFDHVEAPLLGYIDSDLQTAPEDFNLLLEKIGEYDLVTGVRANRKDTFVKNMSSKIANGIRRAFTHDGMDDTGCPLKVIKTDYAKRIPMFKGLHRFLPAMILLQNGKVLQVPVQHFPRMAGTAKFGVWNRLIGPLTDCFAYVWMKKKYINYDVKSKG; translated from the coding sequence ATATCATACCAATTTACCATTATTGTTCCTGTGTATAACGAAGAAGAGAACCTAGCTCGCGTAGAGAAAGAGCTTCTGGCCTACACAAAGATTGCCACCAAAACTACAAGTATTCTTTTTGTAAACGATGGATCTAAAGACAATAGCCAAAAGCTTATTGAAGACATTTGTGAGCGCAACGAGGCATTTAATTTTATAAATTTCAAAGAAAACCGCGGACTCAGCGCAGCTATTAAAGCAGGTTTCGATCATGTTGAAGCTCCCTTATTGGGTTATATTGACAGTGATTTACAAACAGCTCCAGAAGATTTTAATTTGCTGCTAGAAAAAATTGGCGAATACGATTTAGTTACAGGTGTTCGTGCCAATAGAAAGGATACGTTTGTAAAAAATATGTCCTCAAAAATTGCTAATGGTATTCGGCGTGCCTTTACGCATGATGGGATGGACGACACGGGTTGCCCGCTTAAAGTTATTAAAACAGACTACGCGAAGAGAATTCCTATGTTTAAAGGATTGCATCGATTTTTGCCTGCGATGATTTTACTACAAAATGGCAAAGTATTGCAGGTTCCTGTACAACACTTTCCACGTATGGCGGGTACTGCAAAATTTGGCGTATGGAACCGACTCATAGGACCCTTAACGGATTGCTTTGCCTATGTTTGGATGAAGAAAAAATACATCAATTACGACGTAAAATCTAAAGGATGA
- a CDS encoding NAD-dependent epimerase/dehydratase family protein, translating into MKILVTGAAGFIGSHTAERLHALGHEVSAIDNFSSYYDISLKQKNTETLARQGIIVAKADLRFADLSAYISEDIDAIFHFAAQPGIAADSTFESYFSNNIQATQRMLDVIETLEKKPFFVNIATSSIYGLHATLTESEAPLPASWYGVTKLAAEQLVLGYTRRNLLRGTSLRLYSVYGPRERPDKLYTRLIDCGLNNKPFPLYEGSEKHLRSFTYVQDIVDGIVSVLEHQEVCNAEIFNLGTEEENTTATGIATVEEILGTKISIQSHPPRPGDQSRTKANIDKARKLLDYNPKTGLKEGLEAQVAWFRDTFK; encoded by the coding sequence ATGAAGATATTGGTTACAGGAGCTGCTGGATTTATAGGTTCACATACCGCAGAACGACTTCACGCACTAGGGCATGAGGTTTCTGCAATTGATAATTTTTCGTCTTATTACGATATTTCTTTAAAGCAAAAAAACACCGAAACCTTAGCAAGACAAGGAATAATTGTAGCTAAAGCCGATTTGCGTTTCGCAGATTTGTCTGCTTATATTTCAGAAGATATTGATGCTATTTTTCATTTTGCGGCACAACCTGGTATTGCAGCAGATAGTACGTTTGAATCGTATTTTAGCAATAATATTCAGGCTACCCAGCGTATGCTAGACGTTATTGAAACCCTAGAAAAGAAACCGTTTTTTGTAAATATTGCAACTTCGTCTATCTATGGACTTCACGCCACGTTAACTGAAAGCGAAGCCCCACTGCCAGCCAGTTGGTATGGTGTAACTAAATTAGCGGCAGAACAACTAGTTTTAGGGTACACTAGAAGAAACTTATTACGAGGAACTTCATTGCGCTTGTATTCTGTATATGGGCCACGAGAACGTCCTGATAAATTGTATACGCGTTTAATAGATTGCGGACTTAACAATAAGCCATTTCCTTTGTACGAAGGCAGTGAAAAGCACTTGCGCAGCTTTACCTATGTGCAGGATATTGTAGATGGTATTGTAAGTGTTTTAGAGCATCAGGAGGTTTGTAATGCTGAAATTTTCAATTTGGGTACCGAAGAAGAAAATACCACTGCTACCGGAATTGCAACAGTAGAAGAAATTTTAGGCACAAAAATTAGCATCCAGAGTCATCCACCTCGTCCTGGCGATCAATCGCGTACCAAAGCAAATATTGACAAGGCTAGAAAGTTGCTGGACTACAATCCTAAAACAGGTTTGAAAGAAGGGTTAGAGGCGCAAGTAGCTTGGTTTAGAGATACCTTTAAATAA
- the meaB gene encoding methylmalonyl Co-A mutase-associated GTPase MeaB: MAKGAKKSKIIHEKEGVTTPNFISKKVAQSIQQHRGTKVSAKTLAAKILKGNRTALSQGITLIESTAQKHQQEGEHLIEACLPSANKSIRIGITGVPGVGKSSFIECLGTLLTGLGKKVAILAVDPSSTVSKGSILGDKTRMASLVTNRNAYIRPSASGNSLGGVARKTREAIILCEAAGFDTIIIETVGVGQSETAVHSMTDFFLLLKLAGAGDELQGIKRGIMEMADAIAINKADGENVKAAKLAKAEFNRALHLYPPKDNGWVPKTVVCSALENQGIEEIWELVSNYISEAKNTNYFQNKRNKQNKFWLLQTIDEQLKRNFYENDAVKEALTLQTKLVEAGKITPFKAAENLLAFI, encoded by the coding sequence ATGGCAAAAGGTGCTAAAAAATCTAAGATCATACACGAAAAAGAAGGGGTTACAACTCCCAACTTTATTTCCAAGAAAGTTGCGCAATCTATTCAGCAACATCGGGGCACTAAAGTTTCAGCAAAAACACTGGCAGCTAAAATTCTAAAAGGAAACAGGACGGCTTTAAGTCAGGGTATCACACTCATTGAAAGTACTGCCCAGAAGCACCAACAAGAAGGTGAGCACTTAATTGAAGCTTGTCTACCCAGTGCCAATAAAAGCATTCGTATTGGTATTACTGGAGTTCCTGGTGTGGGTAAAAGCTCGTTTATTGAATGTTTGGGCACTCTATTAACAGGTTTAGGTAAAAAAGTAGCCATCTTGGCTGTAGACCCCAGTAGCACTGTAAGTAAAGGAAGTATTTTAGGTGACAAAACACGTATGGCTTCTTTGGTGACCAACAGAAACGCATACATTAGACCGTCTGCAAGCGGAAACTCATTAGGTGGTGTGGCCAGAAAAACTCGTGAGGCCATTATTTTATGTGAGGCCGCTGGCTTTGATACTATTATTATTGAAACTGTAGGTGTAGGACAAAGTGAAACTGCTGTACATTCTATGACCGACTTCTTTTTATTGCTGAAATTGGCTGGAGCTGGAGATGAACTTCAAGGCATTAAACGTGGTATCATGGAAATGGCAGATGCTATAGCCATAAACAAAGCAGATGGAGAAAATGTGAAAGCCGCTAAATTAGCCAAGGCCGAATTCAATAGAGCGCTACACCTCTACCCCCCAAAAGACAATGGTTGGGTTCCTAAAACAGTGGTTTGCTCAGCCTTAGAAAACCAAGGTATTGAAGAAATTTGGGAGCTTGTTTCAAATTACATTTCCGAAGCAAAAAACACCAACTATTTTCAGAACAAAAGAAATAAACAAAACAAATTTTGGCTGTTACAAACCATAGATGAGCAACTGAAGAGAAATTTTTACGAAAATGATGCCGTGAAAGAAGCATTAACCCTTCAGACAAAACTTGTAGAAGCAGGAAAAATAACACCTTTTAAGGCTGCAGAAAACCTACTTGCATTTATTTAA
- a CDS encoding organic hydroperoxide resistance protein, with translation MKTLYEATSTAVGARNGHVRSEDGPIDFKLSVPKSMGGDGGEGANPEQLFGAAYAACFGSAIEAVAKNKEVEVNTEEISVAATIGFCKDDDGFFLEATLDCYIPEVSKEVGEDLVNAAHEICPFSKATRDNITVTLNLLLDE, from the coding sequence ATGAAAACTTTATATGAAGCAACATCAACAGCCGTTGGCGCTAGAAACGGTCATGTGCGCTCAGAAGATGGACCTATAGATTTTAAGCTGTCGGTACCTAAATCTATGGGTGGTGATGGAGGTGAAGGCGCAAACCCAGAACAATTATTTGGTGCGGCATACGCTGCTTGCTTTGGAAGTGCAATAGAAGCCGTTGCAAAAAACAAGGAAGTAGAAGTTAACACAGAAGAGATTAGTGTAGCTGCCACAATAGGTTTCTGTAAAGACGACGACGGTTTTTTCTTAGAAGCAACATTAGACTGCTATATTCCAGAAGTTTCTAAAGAAGTTGGAGAAGACTTAGTGAATGCGGCTCATGAAATATGTCCATTTTCTAAAGCCACAAGAGATAATATTACTGTGACGCTTAATCTTTTGCTCGATGAGTAA
- a CDS encoding DUF2383 domain-containing protein, producing MKNKYPDFNKLNRLLVACFEAEKLYYNAADDAKTTVLKRFLSFMAVERNRMANTLSNELSSRDIEPLKFEAEKGHQDRTWHEIKEALEHFDTTVILQQCIARDRYNIKRYDELINNHQLPDLTLGILYKQKQQLEWYIKQAEQHKIDPDMKEPATRDEALHGSNKNDKKKDDDDKPDDGRIINLKAM from the coding sequence ATGAAGAACAAATACCCAGATTTTAATAAATTGAATCGTTTGCTCGTTGCATGTTTTGAAGCCGAAAAATTATATTATAATGCTGCAGACGATGCCAAAACAACTGTATTAAAGCGATTTTTAAGCTTTATGGCGGTTGAGCGCAATAGAATGGCAAATACTTTAAGTAATGAACTTAGCTCTCGAGATATTGAACCACTTAAGTTTGAAGCCGAAAAAGGACATCAAGATAGAACTTGGCATGAGATTAAAGAGGCATTAGAACATTTTGATACTACGGTAATACTTCAGCAATGTATTGCAAGAGACCGATACAATATAAAAAGGTATGATGAATTAATTAACAACCATCAACTACCCGATTTAACGCTTGGAATTTTATACAAGCAGAAACAGCAGTTAGAGTGGTATATAAAACAAGCCGAGCAACACAAGATAGATCCCGATATGAAAGAGCCAGCTACCAGAGATGAAGCACTTCATGGTTCTAACAAAAATGACAAAAAGAAAGATGATGATGACAAGCCGGATGACGGCAGAATTATTAACTTAAAAGCTATGTAA
- a CDS encoding RNA polymerase sigma factor: MSSNLLVAQCKQNSRKAQLALYKQYCDGMFVVALRYMKDDAAAQDAVQEAFIKAFKKIEQFKGDVTFGAWLKRIVINTCLDALKARKLETEPLYDETLRLADDESDWQVSDDRTVEEVMDAIEKLSDNYRDVAKLFLLEGYDHQEIAGIMGITESASRTKLHRGKLQLKEHLKHLQYGTGY, encoded by the coding sequence TTGTCTAGTAATTTACTCGTAGCACAGTGTAAACAAAACAGCCGAAAGGCGCAATTAGCTTTGTACAAGCAATATTGTGACGGAATGTTTGTAGTGGCGCTACGGTATATGAAAGACGATGCTGCTGCGCAAGATGCAGTGCAAGAGGCGTTTATAAAAGCGTTCAAGAAAATCGAGCAGTTCAAAGGGGACGTCACCTTTGGGGCTTGGTTAAAACGTATCGTAATAAATACGTGTTTAGATGCTTTAAAGGCGCGAAAGTTAGAAACAGAACCCCTATATGACGAGACCTTGCGCTTGGCAGATGATGAATCAGATTGGCAGGTTTCAGATGATAGAACGGTAGAGGAGGTGATGGATGCTATTGAAAAACTAAGCGATAACTACAGAGATGTAGCGAAGCTTTTTTTACTCGAAGGATATGATCACCAAGAAATTGCAGGAATAATGGGAATTACAGAAAGTGCTTCTCGTACCAAACTGCATCGGGGAAAATTACAATTAAAAGAACACTTAAAACATTTACAATATGGCACAGGATATTAG
- a CDS encoding YggN family protein, which translates to MKNSMTYKHSLVTAILLLCVGFLTAQSTYNESFSVNGDAVVQVNTSHTNVVFETWNKDKVEVEAFVEGENLSEKEKQEIFDNWKFDVLGNSKKVVITSNEGSLWGGYETLGSLDSFDNLGSLINTSSLEALKGLENLEGLGDLFTADFNINVPDIPNVEKMPNWPFSDMKPSIKSGDSYTNYNFNNNGSYTFDRSAYKRDKQAYVNKLNQKYGTNVSVKETDRWLSNLDEWSEDFEKRMEEWGENFGKSFEKNFGPDFEKRMEKWGEEFGEKFGKRMEAWGENFGKDMEKWGAQFEKDAEEWSKQFGGHHEKQEIIDENGNKTTIIRSNSSNLLFDKDHKKVKKTIIIRMPKNTRTDINVRHGEIKMADVSNVKATLNYAALTANSIDGGKTHINASYAPIEVNYWGNGVLAVQYVENCKLNTVDRIRVDSNSSNVIINEVKKEAYIKGFIGSLFINKISPKFTSIDIILDDTNSQIELPSSDYTFYFNGRKSTLQYPKSLQATQSKEYGRILVKGFNKSETSPHSLTINANYSNVKLQ; encoded by the coding sequence ATGAAAAATTCAATGACCTACAAGCATAGCCTTGTAACCGCAATACTCTTATTGTGCGTTGGTTTTCTAACAGCACAGAGTACCTATAATGAATCTTTTTCTGTGAATGGTGATGCCGTAGTGCAAGTAAATACCTCGCACACTAATGTAGTGTTTGAAACATGGAATAAAGACAAAGTTGAAGTAGAAGCCTTTGTAGAAGGAGAGAACTTATCGGAAAAGGAAAAACAAGAAATTTTCGATAACTGGAAGTTTGATGTATTAGGAAATAGTAAAAAGGTAGTAATTACCTCTAATGAAGGAAGTTTATGGGGTGGATACGAAACCTTAGGAAGCCTAGATTCTTTTGACAACTTAGGAAGTCTAATCAACACATCTAGTCTAGAAGCGTTAAAAGGACTTGAAAACCTAGAAGGTCTTGGCGATCTTTTTACGGCAGACTTTAACATAAATGTGCCAGATATTCCAAATGTAGAGAAAATGCCTAATTGGCCTTTTAGCGACATGAAACCGAGTATTAAATCGGGAGATTCATACACCAACTATAATTTCAATAATAATGGTTCGTATACCTTCGATAGAAGTGCTTATAAAAGAGATAAGCAAGCATACGTAAACAAATTGAACCAAAAGTATGGTACTAATGTTTCAGTAAAAGAAACAGATCGCTGGTTAAGTAATTTAGATGAATGGAGCGAAGACTTTGAAAAGCGAATGGAAGAATGGGGAGAAAACTTCGGAAAATCCTTTGAAAAGAATTTTGGTCCCGATTTTGAAAAGCGCATGGAAAAATGGGGCGAAGAATTTGGCGAAAAGTTCGGTAAGCGTATGGAAGCCTGGGGTGAGAACTTTGGCAAAGACATGGAAAAATGGGGAGCCCAGTTCGAAAAAGATGCAGAAGAATGGAGTAAGCAGTTTGGTGGCCACCATGAGAAGCAAGAGATTATAGATGAAAATGGTAATAAAACCACCATTATAAGAAGTAATAGTAGCAACCTTCTTTTCGACAAAGACCATAAAAAGGTTAAAAAAACCATTATCATACGTATGCCTAAAAACACTAGAACAGACATTAATGTGCGTCACGGTGAGATTAAAATGGCAGATGTGTCTAATGTAAAAGCAACGCTTAATTACGCTGCGCTAACAGCAAATAGCATTGATGGGGGTAAAACCCACATCAATGCTTCATACGCCCCTATAGAAGTAAATTATTGGGGTAATGGTGTGCTCGCAGTGCAATATGTAGAAAATTGTAAATTAAATACCGTAGACCGTATTAGGGTAGACTCTAATTCTAGTAATGTAATTATTAACGAGGTAAAGAAAGAAGCCTATATTAAAGGTTTTATTGGAAGTCTCTTTATTAATAAAATTTCGCCGAAATTTACTTCAATAGATATTATTTTAGATGATACCAATTCTCAGATTGAATTACCATCTTCAGACTATACGTTTTATTTCAACGGAAGAAAATCTACCTTACAATATCCTAAGTCGCTTCAGGCAACACAGAGCAAAGAGTACGGGAGAATTTTGGTGAAAGGGTTTAACAAAAGTGAAACTTCACCACATTCATTAACTATTAATGCAAATTATAGCAACGTTAAATTGCAATAA
- a CDS encoding DUF6249 domain-containing protein → MGSEVIILPLIFGVIFGIFYLYISARNKERLALIEKGADASIFYGKDRKVTPIWKVIIINLALLLMGIGAGTLLSEAIVQAGMNEDVAVPGTIFFMAGAGLFLGFILTKKLNKDA, encoded by the coding sequence ATGGGATCTGAAGTTATTATTTTACCCTTGATTTTCGGAGTGATCTTCGGAATATTTTACCTCTACATTTCTGCAAGAAACAAAGAGCGACTCGCTCTTATTGAAAAGGGTGCAGATGCATCTATTTTCTACGGAAAGGATCGTAAAGTAACACCAATCTGGAAAGTTATTATTATAAATTTGGCGTTGTTACTTATGGGCATTGGTGCAGGAACACTGTTGTCTGAAGCCATTGTACAAGCAGGCATGAATGAAGATGTTGCCGTACCAGGAACAATCTTTTTTATGGCGGGCGCAGGACTTTTCTTAGGGTTTATTCTCACTAAAAAACTAAATAAAGACGCGTAA
- a CDS encoding DUF4199 domain-containing protein: MKAIKIELKWAFIFTITTLVWMLFEKTLGWHDEKIADHFWLTLLFLPFAILMYVLVMREKRRRHFDKKMTWTQGFVTGAKMALFVALLSPLAQYITHHYITPEYFNNVASYSVTNDLMSIEEANDYFNINNYIWQAAVGALGGGLVISALVAVFMKRS, encoded by the coding sequence ATGAAAGCAATTAAAATTGAATTAAAATGGGCCTTTATCTTTACCATCACCACATTGGTCTGGATGCTATTTGAAAAGACACTGGGATGGCACGATGAAAAAATTGCAGATCATTTTTGGCTCACACTATTGTTCTTACCATTTGCCATTTTAATGTACGTTTTAGTGATGCGTGAAAAGAGACGACGTCACTTCGATAAAAAAATGACATGGACTCAAGGTTTTGTAACAGGTGCTAAAATGGCACTATTTGTAGCCTTATTATCTCCATTGGCGCAGTACATTACCCACCATTATATTACTCCAGAATACTTTAACAATGTGGCTAGTTATTCGGTAACCAACGATTTAATGAGTATTGAGGAGGCTAATGACTATTTCAATATAAACAACTATATATGGCAAGCGGCTGTAGGCGCCTTGGGCGGAGGCTTAGTTATTTCTGCATTGGTCGCTGTTTTTATGAAACGAAGCTAA